A region from the Halobacillus mangrovi genome encodes:
- the pflB gene encoding formate C-acetyltransferase — translation MSMVAQVKRNSAWDGFTKGRWQQEIDVRDFILRNYSLYEGDESFLQGPTADTLTLWDHVMDLTKQERENGGVLDLDTKIVSTITSHGPGYLNKDTEKVVGFQTDSPFKRSLQPFGGIRMAVMAAESYGFEVDEEVEKTFTDYRKTHNQGVFDAYTPEMKLARKAGIVTGLPDAYGRGRIIGDYRRVALYGVDHLIAEKKKEFDLIGNGTMTEDIIRDREETSEQIRALQELKQLGAIYGFDISKPATTAQEAFQWLYFGYLAAIKEQNGAAMSLGRVSTFLDIYIERDLKDEILTEQAAQELVDHFVMKLRLVKFARTPEYNELFSGDPTWVTESLAGMSLDGRPLVTKNSYRFLHTLENLGPAPEPNLTVLWSVKLPESFKKYCAKMSIKSSSIQYENDDLMRETYGDDYGIACCVSAMAIGKQMQFFGARVNLAKALLYAINGGIDEKLNIPVGPAYAPITSDTLNYEEVMEKYDLMLDWLSGLYVNTLNVIHYMHDKYSYERIEMALHDREVLRTMACGIAGLSVVADSLSAIKYAHVNVIRDEYGKAVDFEIEGNFPKYGNNDDRVDSIAVDLVKRFMNKIRTHHTYRNSKPTQSILTITSNVVYGKKTGNTPDGRKAGEPFAPGANPLHGRDKNGSLASLNSVAKLPYEYSLDGISNTFSIVPKALGKEEEARSGNLAGMLDGYIMKGGHHLNVNVFDRETLLDAMDHPEEYPQLTIRVSGYAVNFIKLTREQQIDVINRTFHQSM, via the coding sequence ATGAGTATGGTAGCGCAAGTGAAACGGAATTCGGCATGGGATGGGTTTACTAAAGGAAGATGGCAGCAGGAGATCGATGTTCGCGACTTTATTCTCAGAAACTACTCTCTCTATGAAGGGGATGAATCGTTCTTACAGGGACCGACGGCTGATACTCTCACTTTATGGGATCACGTTATGGATTTAACGAAACAAGAACGAGAAAATGGCGGTGTATTAGATTTAGATACGAAAATCGTTTCTACCATTACTTCGCATGGACCTGGATATCTTAACAAAGACACAGAAAAGGTTGTTGGTTTTCAGACAGATTCTCCATTCAAGCGATCCTTGCAGCCATTTGGCGGCATTCGCATGGCTGTGATGGCCGCTGAATCTTATGGGTTCGAAGTGGATGAAGAAGTAGAGAAAACGTTCACTGACTATCGCAAAACTCATAATCAGGGAGTTTTTGATGCTTATACTCCTGAAATGAAGCTCGCACGTAAAGCAGGGATCGTTACTGGTCTTCCAGATGCTTATGGACGTGGACGTATTATAGGAGATTATCGAAGAGTCGCCCTTTATGGTGTCGATCATCTCATCGCTGAGAAGAAAAAAGAGTTTGATCTGATTGGGAATGGCACCATGACAGAAGACATAATTCGTGATCGTGAGGAAACTTCCGAGCAAATTCGTGCCTTGCAAGAACTGAAACAACTCGGTGCAATCTATGGTTTTGACATTTCTAAGCCTGCCACAACAGCTCAAGAAGCTTTCCAGTGGCTATATTTTGGCTACTTAGCAGCAATTAAGGAGCAAAATGGTGCCGCTATGAGCCTTGGTCGTGTCTCTACCTTTTTAGATATCTATATCGAGCGCGACTTAAAGGATGAGATTCTAACAGAGCAAGCAGCTCAAGAATTAGTCGATCATTTCGTCATGAAACTCCGACTCGTGAAATTTGCCCGTACACCTGAGTACAATGAACTTTTCAGTGGAGATCCTACTTGGGTTACAGAGTCCTTAGCAGGTATGTCTCTAGATGGCCGCCCACTTGTCACAAAGAACTCTTATCGTTTTTTACACACTTTAGAGAATCTAGGACCGGCGCCTGAACCTAATTTAACTGTTCTATGGTCTGTTAAACTTCCTGAATCCTTCAAGAAGTATTGCGCTAAAATGTCTATTAAATCAAGTTCAATTCAGTATGAAAATGACGATTTGATGCGTGAGACTTATGGAGATGATTACGGGATTGCTTGTTGTGTATCTGCCATGGCAATTGGGAAACAAATGCAGTTTTTCGGTGCACGTGTCAACCTTGCAAAAGCTCTATTATACGCCATTAATGGCGGAATCGATGAAAAGTTAAACATTCCTGTAGGTCCAGCTTATGCACCGATTACATCGGATACCTTGAACTACGAGGAAGTAATGGAAAAATACGACCTTATGCTTGATTGGTTATCTGGTCTTTATGTAAACACGCTCAATGTGATTCACTACATGCATGACAAATATAGTTATGAACGAATTGAAATGGCTCTACATGATCGTGAAGTCCTTCGAACAATGGCATGTGGAATTGCAGGCTTATCCGTTGTAGCCGATTCTCTTAGCGCGATTAAATATGCGCATGTAAACGTAATCCGAGATGAATATGGCAAAGCGGTTGATTTTGAAATAGAAGGAAACTTCCCGAAATACGGAAACAACGATGACCGTGTTGACAGCATTGCTGTTGATCTCGTTAAGAGGTTTATGAACAAGATTCGTACCCATCATACGTATCGGAATTCTAAGCCAACACAATCCATCTTAACCATTACATCAAACGTGGTTTACGGTAAGAAAACCGGCAATACACCAGATGGACGGAAAGCAGGAGAACCATTTGCGCCAGGAGCGAACCCTCTTCACGGTAGAGACAAAAACGGCTCACTCGCTTCCTTAAACTCTGTGGCTAAACTGCCCTATGAGTATTCACTTGATGGGATTTCAAACACCTTCTCCATCGTGCCAAAAGCGCTTGGAAAGGAGGAAGAAGCGCGCTCTGGTAACCTTGCAGGCATGCTGGATGGGTACATCATGAAAGGGGGTCACCATTTAAACGTAAACGTCTTTGACCGCGAAACGCTGCTAGACGCTATGGATCATCCAGAAGAATATCCACAGCTAACGATTCGTGTATCTGGATATGCCGTCAACTTTATCAAGCTGACCCGAGAACAACAAATTGATGTAATCAACCGAACATTCCACCAAAGTATGTAA
- the betB gene encoding betaine-aldehyde dehydrogenase, giving the protein MNLKLQQYINGKWVDAKSENTRTIINPFNQEIIAVVPEGDESDTKEAIASAREAFDNGEWASTPATERGAVVRKIAELIERDKEELAHLESLDTGKTVEESRGDMDDIAGVFRYYAEIADKDGGEMIDSPVPNSISKVVHEPVGVCGQITPWNYPLLQASWKLAPALATGNTLIMKPSEITPLTTIKVFELMEEAGVPAGVANLVLGTGATVGNELSTNSDVDLISFTGGIATGKKIMKAASANVKKLALELGGKNPNVIFADADFDLAVDQALNGVFFHAGQICSAGTRLIVEESIHDDFVNALVERVKNFKLGSGFEEDTQMGPLISAEHLAKVEKYVEAGIEEGATLAVGGKRPEDPELQNGFFYLPTILTDCTTDMSVVQEEGFGPVITVEKFREEEEAVKLANDSIYGLAGGVFTSDIAKAERCAAKMRMGTVWINEFNLYFPHAPWGGFKQSGIGRELGKLGIEEYTETKHIFQNLKPEPINWF; this is encoded by the coding sequence TTGAACTTAAAACTTCAACAATACATTAATGGTAAATGGGTGGACGCGAAGTCGGAAAATACGCGTACTATTATTAATCCATTTAACCAGGAGATCATTGCCGTCGTTCCAGAAGGTGATGAATCAGATACAAAAGAAGCAATTGCTTCGGCAAGAGAAGCATTTGATAACGGAGAATGGGCTTCTACCCCTGCAACAGAGCGAGGAGCTGTCGTAAGGAAGATTGCTGAACTAATTGAAAGAGACAAAGAAGAATTGGCGCATTTAGAATCATTGGATACCGGCAAGACAGTAGAAGAAAGCCGTGGAGACATGGATGATATTGCTGGAGTATTTCGTTATTATGCAGAAATTGCAGATAAAGATGGTGGGGAGATGATCGATTCTCCAGTGCCAAACTCCATCAGTAAAGTGGTTCACGAACCAGTCGGTGTCTGTGGCCAAATTACACCTTGGAATTATCCTTTACTTCAAGCGTCCTGGAAATTGGCGCCAGCGCTTGCAACTGGAAATACGTTAATCATGAAGCCAAGTGAAATCACACCACTTACGACCATAAAAGTATTTGAACTGATGGAAGAAGCAGGAGTACCAGCTGGTGTTGCCAATCTAGTTCTTGGTACAGGTGCTACAGTAGGCAATGAGTTGTCTACGAATTCGGATGTAGATCTTATTTCTTTCACAGGCGGTATCGCAACAGGAAAGAAAATTATGAAAGCGGCTAGCGCGAATGTGAAGAAGCTTGCTCTTGAGCTTGGTGGGAAAAACCCGAACGTCATCTTTGCTGATGCCGATTTTGATCTTGCTGTTGATCAAGCATTAAACGGTGTCTTCTTCCACGCAGGACAAATCTGTTCCGCTGGTACAAGACTGATTGTAGAAGAAAGCATTCACGATGATTTCGTTAACGCGCTTGTGGAGCGAGTGAAAAACTTCAAGCTGGGAAGCGGTTTTGAGGAAGATACCCAAATGGGACCGCTCATTTCAGCTGAACACCTTGCGAAAGTAGAAAAGTATGTGGAAGCAGGGATTGAAGAAGGGGCTACATTAGCTGTTGGCGGAAAACGCCCGGAAGATCCTGAATTACAAAACGGATTTTTCTACTTGCCAACGATTTTAACAGACTGCACCACAGACATGAGTGTTGTTCAAGAAGAAGGCTTTGGTCCCGTGATCACGGTTGAGAAATTCCGTGAAGAAGAAGAGGCTGTAAAACTCGCGAATGACTCCATCTACGGACTTGCTGGCGGCGTCTTTACAAGCGATATTGCAAAAGCTGAACGCTGTGCAGCGAAGATGCGTATGGGTACAGTCTGGATTAATGAATTCAACCTTTATTTCCCGCACGCGCCATGGGGTGGATTCAAACAGTCTGGTATTGGACGCGAACTAGGAAAGCTGGGAATTGAAGAATATACAGAAACCAAGCATATATTCCAAAACCTTAAACCTGAACCGATTAACTGGTTCTAA
- the betA gene encoding choline dehydrogenase has protein sequence MTEAYDIVIVGGGSAGSVLGDRLSADGKKSVLVLEAGRSDYSWDLLIQMPAALPFPSGKNLYDWQYESDPEPYMNGRRIPHARGKVLGGSSSINGMIYQRGNPKDYERWGSDEGMENWDWAHCLPYFKRLENALGSPDDELRGHDGPIKLERGPAKNPLFQAFFNSAVEAGYNKTPDVNGFRQEGFGPFDKHVYKGQRLSASRAYLHPAMTRENLTVKTRAFVTNIDFEGTRAKGLTYRRNGKTHKVEAGEVILSGGAINTPQLLQLSGVGDAKHLRSLGIDPVVDLPGVGENLQDHLEVYVQHACPVPVSEQPNLQKRRMPWIGLQWMLGRTGPAATNHFEGGGFVRSNEDVDYPNLMFHFLPVAVRYDGQKAPTDHGFQVHIGPMYSDARGSLKIKSKDPKEHPSMVYNYLSTEQDKREWVEAIRITREIMSQPSMKKYNAGEISPGPTVQTEEEILEWVREDAETALHPSCTAKMGPESDPMAVVDPETMKVHGLENLRVVDASAMPYVTNGNIHAPVLMLAEKAADLILGRKPLDPIDADYYRHGEHPADAGTVK, from the coding sequence ATGACAGAAGCATATGATATTGTAATTGTTGGTGGCGGAAGTGCAGGTTCCGTACTTGGCGACCGCCTAAGCGCAGATGGAAAAAAGAGTGTTCTTGTATTAGAGGCAGGACGCAGTGACTATTCTTGGGATCTATTGATTCAGATGCCGGCAGCGTTGCCGTTCCCTTCTGGAAAAAACCTTTACGATTGGCAATATGAATCGGATCCTGAGCCATATATGAATGGACGTCGTATCCCACATGCGCGCGGAAAAGTACTTGGAGGTTCCAGCTCTATCAACGGTATGATTTATCAACGCGGAAATCCGAAGGACTATGAACGCTGGGGATCTGACGAAGGAATGGAAAACTGGGATTGGGCGCACTGCCTTCCGTACTTCAAGCGTCTGGAGAATGCGTTAGGCTCACCAGATGATGAACTCCGTGGTCACGACGGGCCGATCAAATTGGAACGCGGACCAGCCAAAAACCCTCTATTCCAAGCCTTCTTTAACTCAGCTGTAGAGGCTGGTTATAACAAAACCCCTGATGTGAACGGCTTCCGTCAAGAAGGATTCGGTCCGTTTGATAAGCATGTGTACAAAGGTCAGCGCTTGTCAGCATCACGTGCTTACCTACATCCGGCAATGACTCGTGAGAACCTCACGGTGAAGACGCGTGCTTTCGTGACAAACATCGATTTCGAAGGTACACGTGCGAAAGGGCTGACGTATCGTCGAAATGGGAAGACACACAAAGTCGAAGCAGGAGAAGTCATCCTGTCAGGTGGTGCAATCAACACGCCGCAACTGCTTCAATTGTCTGGTGTAGGGGATGCTAAGCACCTTCGTTCCCTTGGCATTGATCCGGTTGTTGATCTTCCAGGTGTCGGAGAAAATCTTCAGGATCACCTTGAAGTTTACGTTCAACACGCATGCCCGGTTCCTGTTTCCGAACAGCCTAACTTGCAGAAGCGTCGTATGCCATGGATCGGCCTTCAGTGGATGCTTGGACGTACAGGTCCAGCAGCAACGAACCATTTCGAAGGTGGAGGCTTTGTCCGCTCAAACGAAGACGTCGACTACCCGAACTTGATGTTCCACTTCCTTCCGGTAGCCGTACGTTACGATGGACAAAAAGCACCAACAGATCACGGATTCCAGGTACACATCGGACCGATGTACTCTGATGCCCGCGGATCATTGAAAATTAAGTCGAAAGATCCGAAAGAGCATCCGAGCATGGTCTACAACTATCTATCTACCGAACAAGACAAACGTGAGTGGGTAGAAGCAATTAGAATTACTCGTGAGATTATGTCTCAACCATCTATGAAAAAGTACAATGCAGGAGAAATCTCACCTGGCCCTACTGTTCAGACAGAAGAAGAGATACTGGAATGGGTAAGAGAAGACGCAGAAACTGCCCTGCACCCGTCTTGTACAGCTAAGATGGGACCTGAATCAGACCCTATGGCTGTCGTAGATCCAGAAACTATGAAGGTTCACGGACTTGAAAACCTACGAGTAGTTGATGCTTCTGCTATGCCTTACGTAACAAACGGCAACATTCATGCACCTGTATTGATGTTGGCGGAAAAGGCAGCAGACCTGATCCTTGGACGTAAACCGCTGGATCCGATTGATGCTGATTACTATCGTCATGGAGAACATCCAGCTGATGCAGGCACAGTAAAATAA
- a CDS encoding C40 family peptidase gives MRRKFVSVVLASFMAMVLFVPQTHAASASGDEVINFAKKYLGTPYQWSGETPDGFDCSGYTYYVMENFGVDLPRGSYDQYEQGTYVSASNLQKGDLVFFSGTYKDGISHVGIYIGNGEMISSTKSSGVAIDPVFSGYWGDKYTGAKRFLNTSFFSDVSTDFWAYDEIKHLNEEGIINGLPDGSFGPNDNVSRAQVAKMAIESLNLTPSSSGQFNDVPSSHWAYEYINAAVKAGLVNGYGNGEFKPDEDITRAEIAAIVTRAFELSGNSSSYSFEDMNSSHWAYDEVYALASNSITTGYNDNTFRPNEEATRAEFSAFLYRALD, from the coding sequence TTGAGGAGGAAATTTGTCAGTGTCGTTTTAGCTAGTTTTATGGCTATGGTTCTATTTGTACCGCAAACTCATGCAGCATCGGCTTCAGGAGATGAAGTGATCAATTTTGCAAAAAAATATCTTGGAACTCCATACCAATGGAGTGGAGAAACACCAGATGGTTTTGATTGTTCAGGATATACATACTATGTAATGGAGAACTTTGGGGTAGATCTACCAAGAGGTTCCTATGACCAATACGAGCAAGGTACTTATGTTTCAGCATCTAATCTTCAAAAAGGAGACTTGGTCTTCTTCTCGGGTACATATAAAGATGGTATTTCCCATGTAGGGATCTATATCGGAAATGGTGAAATGATTTCTTCTACCAAGAGCAGTGGAGTTGCCATTGATCCGGTCTTCTCTGGATATTGGGGAGATAAATATACGGGGGCAAAAAGATTTTTAAATACCAGTTTCTTCAGCGATGTTTCAACTGATTTCTGGGCATATGATGAGATTAAACATTTAAATGAAGAAGGGATCATCAATGGGTTGCCTGACGGAAGCTTTGGACCAAATGACAATGTATCCAGAGCGCAAGTTGCTAAAATGGCGATCGAGTCCTTGAACCTTACACCTTCTTCATCCGGTCAATTCAACGATGTTCCCTCATCTCACTGGGCGTATGAATACATAAATGCAGCGGTTAAAGCTGGTCTAGTCAATGGTTATGGAAATGGTGAATTCAAACCAGATGAAGATATTACCAGAGCTGAAATTGCAGCAATCGTCACTAGAGCTTTCGAATTAAGCGGCAATAGCAGTTCTTATAGTTTTGAAGATATGAACTCTTCTCATTGGGCATATGACGAAGTGTACGCACTAGCTTCCAATTCTATCACTACAGGATACAATGACAACACATTCCGACCTAACGAAGAAGCAACACGAGCTGAATTCAGTGCTTTCTTGTATCGTGCTTTAGATTAA
- a CDS encoding pyridoxamine 5'-phosphate oxidase family protein produces MANQTSENQETLKKIKDMIKDEKVAMLTTISPEGRLMSRPMHTQEVEMDKEEIWFITEKDTEKYEEINRNPAVNLAYAGKSYVSISGTAEFVQDDKKKKEYWNKIVEKVLNTSADDPNVVLVKVTPEIAEYWESGISVKTVKEFVKKMASRNSMEEGNDLKDTVHFDEDAK; encoded by the coding sequence ATGGCTAACCAAACCTCAGAAAACCAGGAGACCCTCAAGAAAATTAAAGACATGATTAAAGATGAGAAAGTAGCAATGCTGACCACGATATCCCCTGAGGGTAGGCTGATGTCCCGGCCGATGCATACGCAGGAAGTAGAAATGGATAAGGAAGAGATCTGGTTTATTACAGAAAAAGATACAGAGAAATATGAGGAGATCAACCGTAATCCTGCGGTTAACCTTGCCTACGCAGGCAAATCCTATGTATCAATTAGCGGAACTGCTGAATTCGTCCAAGATGACAAAAAGAAAAAAGAATACTGGAATAAGATTGTCGAAAAAGTGCTGAACACTTCTGCCGATGACCCGAATGTTGTACTGGTCAAAGTGACACCTGAAATCGCCGAATACTGGGAGTCTGGCATAAGTGTTAAGACCGTCAAGGAATTTGTAAAAAAGATGGCCAGCAGAAATTCTATGGAAGAAGGCAATGATTTAAAAGATACTGTCCACTTTGATGAAGACGCGAAATAA
- the pflA gene encoding pyruvate formate-lyase-activating protein — protein MKGRIHSVETCGTVDGPGLRYVIFLQGCLLRCQFCHNPDTWKINQGEEKTVKELVDDIKDYIPYFQASNGGVTVSGGEPLIQIEFLSELFRELKTLGIHTTIDTSGGCFHRSPHFLKRLDELLEVTDLVLLDIKHIDTIKHKELTGLPNDHILDFATYLSEKHVPVWIRHVLVPTISDYDEYLYPLAQFIKTLSNVEKIEVLPYHQLGVYKWHNLGLDYKLEHISPPTEERVQHAMHILTQ, from the coding sequence ATGAAAGGACGTATCCATTCTGTTGAAACTTGCGGAACGGTGGATGGACCGGGGTTACGGTATGTCATCTTTTTACAAGGGTGTCTCCTAAGGTGCCAATTCTGTCACAACCCAGATACTTGGAAAATCAACCAGGGTGAGGAAAAGACAGTAAAAGAGCTCGTTGATGACATTAAAGATTATATTCCTTATTTCCAAGCTTCAAATGGTGGGGTGACAGTAAGTGGAGGAGAACCTCTAATCCAAATAGAATTTTTAAGTGAGTTGTTCCGTGAGTTAAAAACGCTCGGAATCCATACGACGATTGATACGTCTGGAGGATGTTTTCATCGCTCTCCTCACTTTTTAAAACGCTTAGATGAACTTTTAGAGGTCACGGACTTGGTCTTACTGGATATCAAACATATCGATACCATTAAACACAAGGAGTTAACAGGGTTACCAAATGACCACATATTGGACTTTGCTACCTATTTGTCCGAAAAACACGTTCCTGTATGGATTCGACATGTTCTAGTCCCAACAATCAGTGACTACGATGAATATTTATATCCTTTAGCCCAGTTCATCAAGACTCTTTCAAACGTTGAAAAAATTGAAGTCCTTCCCTATCATCAGCTCGGCGTTTATAAGTGGCATAACTTAGGATTAGATTACAAACTTGAACACATTTCACCACCGACTGAAGAGAGAGTTCAACATGCTATGCACATACTGACACAGTAA